Part of the Bacillus cabrialesii genome is shown below.
AGAGGCAACCGTCAGCGCTTCTTCATCCAATGTAAAGGCCGGATGATGCCACTCCTCTGTGCCGTTCGTTCCCATCCAGACAAAAAATCCAGGGATCTTCTCTTGATACAGAGCGAAGTCTTCGCCGCCAGGAGACTGCTCAGCGTGAACAGTTTGATAGCCAAGCCGCGCCGCAGCTTCTGATGCCGCGTTCAAAAACGCGCCGTCATTCTGAACGGAAGGCAAATAAGGAAACCACTTGAATTCCGCTTTTGCCCCGTAGCCCGCGGCAATTCCTTCAGCCACCCGTTTCATATGTTCCGGAACAGCCTGCCTTGCTTCATTTTGAAAGGTTCGAACGGTGCCCTCCATTTCAGCCTGATCGGGAATCACGTTCCATGAAGTGCCCGCTTGAACTCTTGTAATACTGACAACCGCGTTTTGCAGTGAGCTGATGTTGCGGCTGACCACAGATTGCAGGCCGCTGATGATTTGACCTGCGGCAGCGATTGGATCAATACTGTTATTCGGGATGCCGGCATGTCCGCCTTTCCCTTTGACGACGATCTCAAATCGGTCAACACTTGCCATGAGCGGACCTTCCTTGACACCAATGGTCCCGACAGGCAGATCCGGCTTATTGTGCATGCCGAAAATGGCGGAAACGCCATCAAGCACACCGGCTTCTATGACCTTTCTTGCTCCAGCGGCAATTTCTTCCGCCGGCTGAAAGATAAAGCGGACTGTACCTTTCAGCTCAGCCCGTCTTTGGTTCAGCAAAATGGCCGTGCCGATAATGGATGCTGTATGAAAATCGTGTCCGCACGCATGCATCGTGCCGCCAACCTTAGATGCAAACGGCAGATTCGTCTGTTCTTGAATCGGGAGCGCGTCAATGTCCGCTCGTATCGCGATCACTGGCCCGTCTTCCTGCCCTTTGATTTCCGCGATCACGCCTGTTTCCAATTGAGGAACGTCAAGAATTTCGATACGCTCTTCCTCAAGCCAGCGGCGGATTTTTCTCGTCGTTTCAACCTCTTGAAATGACAGTTCAGGATGTTCATGAAGATCACGCCGCATATTGATTAAACGGTTATGGAACGTCTTGTCGGCCATTGTTCTTCTCCCTTTCTTATATAAGCTCTGCAGGCTCTCCCACCTGCTTGATAAATCTTTTCGTCCTTTCGTTTTTCGGATGGTCAAACAGTTCTTCCGGCGTTCCCTGCTCGATAATATGGCCGTCTGCCATAAAAATCACCTTATCAGCGACCTCTTTTGCAAACGCCATTTCGTGTGTCACAATGATCATCGTTGTTTGTTTTTCCGCGATGGATTTGATGACCTGAAGCACCCCTGCGACAAGCTCAGGGTCAAGCGCAGAAGTTGGTTCATCCAGCAAAATCGCATGCGGATTGACCGCAAGCGCCCGCGCGATGCCAATCCGCTGCTGCTGGCCGCCGGACATTGTGATCGGATAGCTGTCAGCTTTATGCTCTAAACCGACTTGTTTCAGAATATCCATTCCAATGCGTTTCGCCTCATCTCGTGATTTGTGTTGAGCCACGATTAAAGCTTCTGTAATGTTTTGCAGTGCGGTTTTATTTTTAAACAAATTGTAGTTTTGAAAGACCATGGCCGTTTGCTGGCGAAGCCGGTGTGCTTCCTTGCGTGTAAACTTTTCCGCGTTCAGTTTGGCTTCCCCGATTTCAATGAGGCCTTGATC
Proteins encoded:
- the sndB gene encoding N-acetyl-sulfur-metabolite deacetylase SndB; translation: MADKTFHNRLINMRRDLHEHPELSFQEVETTRKIRRWLEEERIEILDVPQLETGVIAEIKGQEDGPVIAIRADIDALPIQEQTNLPFASKVGGTMHACGHDFHTASIIGTAILLNQRRAELKGTVRFIFQPAEEIAAGARKVIEAGVLDGVSAIFGMHNKPDLPVGTIGVKEGPLMASVDRFEIVVKGKGGHAGIPNNSIDPIAAAGQIISGLQSVVSRNISSLQNAVVSITRVQAGTSWNVIPDQAEMEGTVRTFQNEARQAVPEHMKRVAEGIAAGYGAKAEFKWFPYLPSVQNDGAFLNAASEAAARLGYQTVHAEQSPGGEDFALYQEKIPGFFVWMGTNGTEEWHHPAFTLDEEALTVASQYFAELAVLVLETIK
- a CDS encoding amino acid ABC transporter ATP-binding protein, producing MITVKNIRKAFKDLVVLDGIDLEVKRGEVVAIIGPSGSGKSTLLRCLNLLERPDQGLIEIGEAKLNAEKFTRKEAHRLRQQTAMVFQNYNLFKNKTALQNITEALIVAQHKSRDEAKRIGMDILKQVGLEHKADSYPITMSGGQQQRIGIARALAVNPHAILLDEPTSALDPELVAGVLQVIKSIAEKQTTMIIVTHEMAFAKEVADKVIFMADGHIIEQGTPEELFDHPKNERTKRFIKQVGEPAELI